The following proteins are encoded in a genomic region of Anticarsia gemmatalis isolate Benzon Research Colony breed Stoneville strain chromosome 17, ilAntGemm2 primary, whole genome shotgun sequence:
- the LOC142980231 gene encoding uncharacterized protein LOC142980231: MFLFRTFCSVKMNDLRLWVLAATLQALLLSASCGSHNHRRSMGTQGGLPSKGGWRPVVGGGGLLYGSFGTAPLHAPSYKIPIPVIDMYQSSSRPLVTKDASKLTSIAQSYRPTTLRTVSAASQGPAINQPISSYHNPFALQSGAFSNYKFIQNFPAQSVLVRNPHNPYSEHAVYAKHPAKLKQNNYLQNVMLQQLTNIQPIQFGQYQTVKPIYGKIENYVRPNEGKKPQQSNIETFKPEVFKLDNDAAPQSVNQQVKTAQQQGLVGLPNIGNPYQQYSFQDSVLPPSILGSFGSFGVQSVKGRDPIYQFPTTFGPQSTKQTIFNSFSYSPTYKTTPTVFEATTPKAPTTANQIHFGTTYNDYKVTSTPQTKVYVPPKIDPNAGVKDGGFKPSPQDPFSNKNHPSDFNKVFVTTYNPGVQTTTLANSYYDYQFPIHQNQQTQNYNEQQHANFNYEQKKHKIHDSVAAGNQQPAPTKSDAQVSYRPTYEVTEATESDVGTQSSPAPWSLTSETYDYNNQKPTEESQKKQEYSESLGRPGTAQVTDLPEEFAIVTEAEKGHENSLSYDGQVESQSRRPLGDDFEPIGKHKLKDYYYKVSTPAYDDYTTSRRTKKPTESSKYTSTQETTTQFNNNNNNENNGEQVEALPTLPPNKHFKRPLTAESNDKDKTRKRNKIRRRRPPLANINRNREETSTRVTTTRFTSTVGSTTESTITTDAEEVYTIKPRVRPTKPQPILTTPTVTTDLTTSALPTISPTAPTIVKKKLVHRRPLPTTTARPETTTQTVVQEESHKDSPIMKIANRPHLPKLTGYYFKNDFTHKQDEKDTPTSDVTLNLSDNLKTTIESELDFSFHKDFKPIEAKLEPVTNLYKETTTDFYRDDAIDYTTTPHSESSTTERSQRPRIRNKFHRTRFNVKDYRSRLSSTTSTTEKPTENTPKIRFPQRRIPYSESENETTTERKRFTPKEPRHKIGNGTDNNDQTEKEIHTFKPSRQRQTTSDNFEATTVKVSSRVRNGQRRPRPPEETTETSSPTSTVHSKRPLRKKIKDSEIGESVQDVSVTETTVYEKNDITSERTRSESAIMKIADKKHHDHLEHLFEHSKRVSDLTLAASKDYNKPGMFKTVASNSRRIPNYFTIATDDPILPIEAFFPQLNQKKES, from the exons GGCCTACCATCAAAAGGTGGCTGGAGACCAGTAGTAGGCGGCGGTGGACTCCTATACGGATCATTCGGCACAGCTCCGCTCCATGCGCCATCATACAAGATACCTATCCCAGTGATAGACATGTATCAGTCCTCCTCACGACCTCTCGTGACGAAGGATGCCAGTAAACTGACCTCCATCGCACAGTCTTACCGGCCGACTACTCTAAGGACTGTATCAGCTGCGTCTCAAGGCCCTGCCATCAACCAGCCAATCAGCAGCTACCACAACCCATTCGCTCTTCAAAGCGGCGCGTTCTCAAACTACAAGTTCATTCAGAACTTCCCAGCTCAGAGCGTGCTCGTCAGAAACCCTCATAACCCATACTCTGAACATGCAGTCTACGCCAAACACCCGGCGAagttgaaacaaaacaattacttgCAGAATGTAATGCTTCAGCAACTGACTAACATTCAACCTATTCAATTTGGTCAGTATCAGACGGTAAAACCTATATATGGGAAGATTGAAAATTACGTGAGACCAAATGAAGGGAAGAAACCTCAGCAAAGTAATATTGAAACGTTCAAACCTGAAGTGTTCAAACTGGATAACGACGCGGCTCCACAGTCTGTAAACCAGCAAGTAAAGACAGCACAACAACAGGGCTTAGTTGGACTACCAAACATTGGGAACCCCTATCAACAGTATTCGTTCCAGGATAGCGTTCTACCACCGAGTATATTAG GTTCATTTGGCTCATTTGGAGTACAATCAGTGAAAGGGAGAGACCCAATATACCAGTTCCCAACTACATTTGGCCCTCAGTCGACGAAGCAAACAATATTTAACTCTTTCAGCTACTCCCCAACTTACAAAACAACTCCTACTGTATTCGAGGCGACTACACCGAAAGCACCGACGACAGCGAATCAAATTCATTTCGGAACCACGTACAATGACTACAAGGTTACTTCGACACCTCAAACAAAGGTATATGTACCACCAAAGATTGATCCAAACGCGGGTGTGAAAGACGGAGGCTTCAAGCCAAGCCCACAGGATCCATTCTCCAATAAAAACCACCCGAGCGACTTCAACAAAGTATTTGTAACAACATACAACCCAGGAGTTCAGACGACGACATTAGCAAACAGTTATTACGACTACCAATTCCCAATACATCAAAATCAACAGACTCAAAACTACAACGAACAACAACACGCGAACTTTAATTACGAGCAGAAGAAGCACAAGATTCACGACAGTGTCGCGGCAGGCAATCAGCAACCCGCGCCCACTAAGTCCGACGCTCAAGTATCTTACCGACCTACTTATGAGGTGACTGAGGCCACAGAGTCAGACGTTGGCACGCAGTCGTCTCCAGCGCCGTGGTCATTGACCTCCGAGACATACGACTATAACAACCAGAAACCTACTGAAGAGTCCCAGAAGAAGCAGGAGTATTCCGAATCTCTCGGAAGGCCTGGTACTGCGCAAGTAACCGACCTTCCCGAAGAGTTTGCCATCGTGACCGAGGCCGAGAAGGGCCATGAAAACTCTTTGAGCTACGACGGCCAAGTCGAATCTCAAAGCAGGCGGCCTCTAGGTGACGACTTCGAACCCATCGGCAAACACAAGCTCAAGGACTACTATTACAAGGTATCAACTCCTGCCTACGACGACTATACCACGTCAAGACGAACGAAGAAACCGACTGAATCGTCTAAATATACTTCTACACAAGAAACTACGACACagttcaataacaataataataatgagaaCAATGGTGAACAGGTTGAAGCTCTGCCCACGTTGCCTCCAAACAAGCACTTCAAGCGTCCTCTTACGGCTGAGTCTAATGACAAAGACAAAACCCGCAAGAGGAACAAGATCAGGAGGCGCCGTCCTCCTCTAGCGAACATCAACCGTAATAGAGAAGAAACTAGCACACGTGTCACCACCACACGATTCACAAGTACTGTTGGATCAACTACTGAGTCGACAATTACGACTGACGCAGAGGAGGTATACACAATTAAACCCAGAGTGAGACCAACCAAGCCGCAGCCGATCTTGACGACACCGACTGTTACCACAGACTTGACTACGAGTGCTTTACCGACTATTTCTCCCACCGCACCGACAATTGTGAAGAAGAAACTCGTTCATCGCCGCCCGCTCCCCACGACCACAGCCAGGCCTGAAACAACCACGCAGACTGTCGTTCAAGAAGAGTCACACAAAGATTCTCCAATAATGAAAATCGCCAATAGACCTCATTTGCCAAAACTCACCGGTTACTACTTCAAAAACGACTTCACACACAAACAAGACGAGAAAGATACACCAACCAGTGACGTCACCCTGAACTTGTCTGATAACTTGAAGACGACTATAGAAAGTGAACTAGACTTTTCATTCCACAAAGACTTTAAACCCATTGAAGCTAAACTAGAACCGGTAACAAACTTGTACAAGGAAACGACGACTGATTTCTATAGAGACGACGCGATTGACTACACGACAACTCCTCATTCAGAATCTTCAACTACGGAGCGATCTCAGCGACCGAGAATACGAAACAAGTTCCACAGGACGAGATTCAATGTAAAAGACTATAGAAGCAGACTAAGTTCCACGACAAGTACAACGGAGAAGCCTACAGAAAACACTCCCAAAATACGTTTCCCTCAACGAAGGATACCTTACAGCGAAAGCGAGAACGAAACTACAACTGAACGTAAGAGATTCACTCCTAAAGAACCGAGACACAAAATTGGTAACGGCACTGACAACAATGATCAGACAGAGaaagaaatacatacatttaaaccTAGTAGGCAGAGACAAACAACTTCTGACAATTTCGAAGCTACTACAGTGAAGGTATCGTCTCGTGTTCGCAACGGACAGCGCAGACCACGCCCTCCAGAAGAAACTACCGAGACCTCCAGCCCTACGAGCACTGTACACAGCAAGAGACCTTTGAGGAAGAAGATCAAGGACTCTGAGATCGGTGAATCTGTCCAAGACGTGTCCGTCACAGAAACAACAGTATACGAGAAGAACGATATCACATCAGAGCGAACGCGATCAGAAAGTGCTATCATGAAGATAGCTGACAAGAAACACCACGACCATTTAGAACATTTGTTTGAACATTCGAAGAGAGTGTCAGACTTGACATTGGCTGCAAGTAAAGACTACAATAAGCCGGGTATGTTCAAAACAGTAGCGTCGAACAGCAGACGGATACCGAACTACTTCACAATAGCGACGGATGACCCCATCCTGCCAATTGAGGCGTTCTTCCCACAGCTCAACCAAAAGAAGGAATCGTAA